The following coding sequences lie in one Bacteroides helcogenes P 36-108 genomic window:
- a CDS encoding translocation/assembly module TamB domain-containing protein — protein sequence MRRRWLKIALWVLLTPIILFVILMILLYVPPVQSFMRKQATAMASDATGMNISVERVDLRFPLNLLVRGVLVVQPAGRSAGVQHADTLLSLESLNVRVQAWPLLKGRVEVDDVTLKQATVNSSNLVKGMRIQGTLGRFFLESHGIDLNREEAVLNRIQLSDTHVQVLLADTADTPNDTTESALNWNVSLHVLKLKNVSVDLRMPLDSMNLKTHIGDAEIADAEADLKQRLYGWKKFFLSGTSVNYDIGKMNPDIDTAVKTTRGFNASHIALRDIRLGIDSVMCCGRDMNAVIHECSMNERSGLSVTSLTGRLLADSAVIRIPSLKLLTPHSEMDFTAQTYWKLIDIPTTGHLTARFNARIGKQDVLLFAGELPDTFKEAYPFRPLVIHAGTEGNLKQMQISRFTADLPGAFSLSGGGEFWNLTDSLKRSGKMDFEMQTQNLNFLTGLADIAPDGSVIVPDSMQLAAHVGIEGSQCTADLKIAEGEGALGMDASYNLATEAYHANLDVTALQMHHFLPKDSVYTLTASVSAKGKGIDFTSRKTVAALDASLEKLQYGHWDISGIDLRAALKSSVATVHLVSNNVLLKMRGDADMHLDRKYLDGTVNVDVEEVDLHKLGFAPRPMKYPFAFSLTAEARRDSIRLNLDAGDLALRFRAHSTLKKLLAQSDEFSGLLMRQIEEKRLDHAALRRLLPSADMQLAVGKQNPASYFLATKDISFNDMSLHFGFTPAYGINGRTAVHGLRVDSLQLDTIFFTVSQDTTRMKLQGGIINGPKNPQFVFRSTLTGEIRNEDAELTVDYTDGKGQTGVLLGLNARPLTGGHGKGDGIILNLIPAEPIIAFRKFRFVDNSNWIYLHKNMRVYANVDMDSDDGLCFRMQSDKNDTVSLQNMNVELSRLRLSELSNVLPYMPRLTGLFSAEAQYIQTATSLQISAEANIQKLTYERQKVGDVGLGATWLPGDGGTHYLNTYFMYEDKEVLTADGVLTKKNGKDSLEVNANFEHFPLRIANAFVPDRMVSFTGDVDGGMHVYGSPEKPKIGGEISLDSVSVYARQAGARYWFDNRPLRIKDNKLIFDKFAIYTTSKNPFTVDGNIDFRHLERPTANLNLLAEDYTLLDAPRTRESLVYGKVFVDLRATVKGPLDALTMRGNMNLLGNTNVTYVLTDSPLTVDDRLDGLVTFTSFNDTASVKENDTPAMSLGGMEMYMSVHIDDAVRLRADLSPDRSKYIELEGGGDLNMQYTPQGDMSLTGRYTLSGGIMKYSLPIIPLKEFQFNPGSYVDWRGNVMNPALNLKATERVRASVSDDDGDGSRMVNFDVSISIKNRLESPELIFDLAAPDDATVENELQAMGAEERSKQAITMLATGIYLNKSGKGGGLTMGAALNSVLQSQINSLAGNIKGASFSVGIEDRNSAETGDKRTDYSFRYSQRFFNDRVQIIIGGKVSTGANATNDAESFIDNISLEYRLDVSGTRYVRVFYDKNYESVLDGEITETGVGLVLRKKMDRLGELFIFKKKKKKSAGE from the coding sequence ATGAGAAGAAGATGGCTGAAAATAGCACTTTGGGTGCTGCTTACTCCTATAATACTATTTGTCATATTGATGATATTGCTTTATGTGCCTCCCGTACAGAGCTTTATGCGGAAGCAGGCCACAGCGATGGCATCAGATGCTACGGGTATGAATATATCTGTGGAGCGTGTGGATCTCCGTTTTCCCTTGAACTTGCTGGTACGGGGCGTGTTGGTGGTTCAACCTGCCGGCAGGTCGGCAGGCGTGCAACATGCCGATACCTTGCTGAGCCTTGAAAGCCTGAACGTGCGTGTGCAGGCATGGCCGTTGCTGAAAGGCAGAGTGGAGGTTGATGATGTCACTTTGAAGCAGGCTACTGTCAATTCTTCCAATCTGGTGAAAGGTATGCGGATACAAGGTACGTTGGGGCGCTTCTTCCTTGAAAGTCATGGTATAGATCTGAATAGGGAAGAAGCCGTGCTAAACAGGATACAACTGAGCGACACCCATGTGCAGGTGCTGCTTGCCGACACCGCCGACACCCCTAACGATACTACTGAGAGTGCTTTGAACTGGAATGTCAGCCTTCATGTCTTGAAGTTGAAGAATGTTTCCGTTGATTTGCGGATGCCACTTGACTCCATGAACTTGAAGACACACATCGGTGATGCCGAGATTGCGGATGCGGAGGCTGACTTGAAGCAGCGGCTTTATGGTTGGAAGAAGTTTTTCCTTTCCGGTACTTCAGTCAATTATGATATCGGCAAGATGAATCCGGATATCGATACGGCCGTAAAAACTACCCGAGGTTTCAACGCTTCACATATTGCCTTGCGTGACATCCGGTTGGGCATTGACTCCGTGATGTGTTGCGGCAGAGACATGAACGCCGTAATTCATGAATGTTCCATGAACGAACGTTCCGGTTTGAGTGTCACTTCATTGACAGGGCGTTTGCTTGCCGACTCTGCCGTTATCCGTATTCCTTCCTTGAAGTTGCTCACTCCACATAGCGAGATGGACTTTACTGCACAGACCTATTGGAAACTGATAGATATACCGACTACAGGACATCTGACTGCCCGTTTCAATGCCCGTATCGGCAAACAGGACGTGTTGCTTTTTGCGGGAGAGTTGCCCGACACCTTTAAAGAGGCATACCCTTTCCGTCCGCTTGTCATCCATGCCGGTACAGAGGGTAATTTGAAGCAGATGCAGATTTCTCGTTTTACGGCTGATTTGCCCGGTGCTTTTTCTCTGAGTGGAGGCGGCGAGTTTTGGAATCTTACCGACAGCCTGAAGCGCAGTGGCAAGATGGATTTTGAAATGCAGACGCAGAACCTGAACTTTCTGACCGGGCTTGCCGATATTGCCCCCGATGGCTCTGTGATAGTGCCGGATAGCATGCAACTCGCCGCCCATGTAGGCATAGAAGGCTCACAGTGCACTGCCGATCTGAAAATAGCCGAGGGTGAGGGAGCCTTAGGCATGGATGCCTCTTATAATCTTGCCACCGAGGCTTATCACGCCAATCTTGATGTGACGGCTTTGCAGATGCACCATTTTCTGCCCAAAGACTCTGTTTATACTTTGACGGCCAGTGTTTCTGCCAAAGGAAAGGGGATAGATTTCACTTCCCGCAAGACTGTTGCCGCATTGGATGCCTCGTTGGAAAAATTGCAGTACGGACATTGGGATATCTCCGGCATAGATCTGCGTGCCGCGCTTAAATCGTCCGTAGCCACCGTCCATCTTGTCAGTAACAATGTCTTACTGAAAATGCGGGGTGATGCTGACATGCATCTTGACCGGAAATATCTGGACGGTACGGTGAATGTTGATGTGGAGGAAGTGGATTTACATAAACTGGGCTTCGCTCCCCGTCCCATGAAATATCCTTTTGCTTTCAGCCTGACGGCGGAAGCGCGTCGCGATTCCATCAGACTGAACCTTGATGCCGGAGATTTGGCTTTGCGGTTCCGTGCCCATAGTACTTTGAAGAAATTGCTGGCACAGTCGGACGAGTTTTCCGGGTTACTGATGAGGCAGATAGAAGAAAAACGCTTGGATCATGCCGCACTTCGCCGCTTGCTTCCTTCGGCGGATATGCAGTTGGCGGTGGGTAAGCAAAATCCTGCCAGTTATTTTCTGGCAACCAAGGATATCTCTTTCAATGATATGTCTCTACATTTCGGCTTTACTCCGGCGTACGGCATCAACGGACGCACTGCCGTCCATGGGTTGCGTGTGGACTCTTTGCAACTTGATACGATCTTCTTCACTGTGAGTCAGGATACCACGCGTATGAAGTTGCAGGGAGGTATTATTAACGGACCTAAAAATCCGCAATTCGTATTCCGAAGCACACTGACAGGAGAGATTCGGAATGAAGATGCCGAGCTGACTGTGGATTATACGGATGGAAAAGGACAGACTGGAGTGTTGCTCGGTCTTAATGCCCGTCCGCTGACCGGAGGACATGGAAAAGGGGACGGCATAATTCTGAACCTTATACCTGCCGAACCTATCATAGCTTTCCGTAAGTTCCGCTTTGTGGACAACAGTAACTGGATCTACCTTCATAAAAATATGCGGGTCTATGCCAATGTGGATATGGATAGTGACGATGGATTGTGTTTCCGTATGCAGTCTGATAAAAATGACACTGTCTCACTGCAGAATATGAACGTGGAGTTAAGCCGTCTCCGCCTGAGCGAACTGAGTAACGTGCTGCCTTATATGCCTCGGCTGACAGGCTTGTTTTCTGCAGAGGCCCAATACATACAGACAGCCACTTCTCTCCAGATCTCTGCGGAAGCCAATATTCAGAAATTGACTTACGAACGTCAGAAGGTAGGGGATGTCGGGCTGGGAGCCACTTGGTTGCCGGGTGACGGCGGCACTCATTATCTGAATACTTACTTCATGTATGAAGACAAGGAGGTATTGACTGCCGATGGTGTTCTGACCAAGAAGAACGGTAAGGACAGTCTGGAGGTCAATGCGAATTTTGAACACTTCCCGTTGCGGATTGCCAATGCTTTTGTGCCCGACCGGATGGTTTCCTTTACGGGAGATGTTGACGGAGGAATGCATGTTTACGGATCACCGGAAAAGCCGAAGATAGGAGGAGAGATCTCGTTGGATAGCGTGTCTGTTTATGCCCGTCAGGCAGGGGCGCGCTATTGGTTCGATAACCGCCCGTTGCGGATCAAGGACAATAAACTGATATTTGACAAGTTCGCCATTTATACCACCAGCAAGAATCCGTTTACGGTTGATGGTAACATTGACTTCCGCCATCTGGAGCGTCCTACCGCTAACCTTAATCTGCTGGCAGAGGATTATACTTTGCTGGATGCGCCCCGTACCCGCGAGAGTCTGGTTTACGGAAAAGTATTCGTTGACCTGCGTGCTACAGTGAAAGGGCCGCTTGACGCCTTGACCATGCGCGGAAACATGAACCTGCTTGGCAATACGAATGTGACTTATGTTCTGACTGATTCTCCTCTGACTGTGGATGACCGTCTTGACGGACTGGTTACTTTTACCTCCTTCAATGATACGGCTTCCGTCAAAGAGAATGATACACCTGCCATGTCTTTGGGAGGAATGGAAATGTACATGTCCGTCCATATTGACGATGCTGTCCGTCTCCGTGCCGACCTGAGTCCCGATCGCAGTAAGTATATCGAACTTGAAGGAGGCGGTGACTTGAACATGCAATATACGCCTCAAGGTGATATGAGCCTTACAGGGCGCTATACCCTGTCTGGTGGCATCATGAAGTATTCTTTGCCCATCATTCCCTTGAAGGAGTTTCAGTTCAATCCCGGCAGTTACGTAGATTGGCGGGGCAACGTTATGAATCCTGCCTTGAACCTGAAAGCTACCGAACGCGTGCGGGCTTCTGTTTCCGATGACGACGGAGACGGCTCCCGTATGGTGAACTTCGATGTATCTATTTCCATCAAGAACCGTCTGGAGTCACCGGAGCTGATATTCGATCTTGCTGCTCCCGATGATGCCACTGTCGAAAATGAGTTGCAGGCGATGGGGGCGGAAGAACGCAGCAAACAGGCCATCACGATGCTTGCCACCGGTATCTATCTGAACAAAAGCGGCAAGGGTGGAGGATTGACGATGGGAGCTGCATTGAATAGCGTACTTCAGAGCCAGATCAATTCTTTGGCCGGAAACATAAAAGGCGCGTCTTTCTCTGTGGGCATAGAAGACCGTAACTCTGCCGAGACGGGTGACAAACGTACGGATTACAGTTTCCGCTATTCACAACGCTTTTTCAATGACCGTGTGCAGATTATTATCGGAGGTAAGGTATCTACCGGCGCCAATGCTACGAATGATGCAGAATCATTTATCGACAATATTTCTCTGGAATACCGTCTGGATGTATCGGGAACGCGTTATGTACGTGTCTTCTACGATAAGAATTATGAGAGTGTTCTGGATGGTGAGATAACGGAAACGGGTGTAGGTCTTGTCCTTCGCAAGAAAATGGACCGTCTGGGAGAGCTGTTCATTTTCAAAAAGAAGAAGAAGAAAAGTGCAGGGGAGTAA
- a CDS encoding BamA/TamA family outer membrane protein has translation MRRLIIYIIGLAVLAACSTTKHLPEGEILYTGQKPTIVENRSATSVGETAMEEVEAALAKAPNNSLLGSSTIRTPFPVGLWIYSGFAKYEKGFGRWIFDHFGATPVLMSSVNPEIRRKAAANLLRDYGYFNGTVNYKTFIDPKDSLKAKLQYTVNMRNPYFIDTVVYHGFSGRTLRIMESSRRRSLISPGEQFNVTDLDGERTRISTLLRNVGCYYFRPDYLTYQADTTQIPGGHVVMRMIPVPGMPAVAEKPFYLGNRAVYLMGRQGQQPNDSMDYKGVRIHYYNKPEVRPNMLYRWLDYQGYRKKSQVQDSTGISRRRSMQNLYSLHRQTRVQERLANVGIFRYVEMQYTPRDTSFVSDTLDLNIYAALDKLYDAEFDFNVKMKSNNQMGPGASFTVTKNNVFGGGESWNVKLDGSYEWQTGKDRSSLMNSYELGISTALMFPRVVFPRMGKREYDFPATTTFKLYANQLNRAKYYKLLAFGGNATYDFQPKRTSKHSITPFRLTFNVLRNPTDAFNQLQEENPALYISLRDQFIPAMEYTYTYDNASVPRKRNPVWWQTTVASAGNITSAIFCIFGEPFGKKRKELLGVPFAQFLKLNSEFRYHYRIDKNQMIASRIAGGVIWSYGNMQAAPYTEQFYIGGANSVRAFSVRSAGPGGYPPADDKFAFIDHVGDIRMEANVEYRFRIISDLHGAIFLDAGNVWLMRKEEARPYGEFTLKNFPKQVALGTGVGLRYDMDFLVFRLDLGIGLHNPYETGKSGYYNIPRFKDSMALHFAIGYPF, from the coding sequence ATGAGACGACTGATAATATACATTATAGGATTGGCGGTTTTGGCAGCTTGCTCTACTACAAAGCATCTGCCCGAAGGAGAAATTCTATATACCGGCCAGAAGCCAACGATCGTTGAAAACCGGAGCGCTACTTCAGTGGGCGAAACGGCTATGGAAGAAGTGGAGGCCGCGCTTGCCAAAGCACCGAACAATTCCCTGTTGGGCAGTTCGACCATACGTACTCCTTTTCCGGTGGGACTGTGGATATACAGCGGTTTTGCGAAATACGAGAAAGGATTTGGCAGATGGATATTCGACCATTTTGGTGCTACTCCGGTTCTTATGTCCTCCGTAAATCCGGAAATCCGTCGAAAGGCGGCTGCCAATTTGCTGCGTGATTACGGTTATTTCAACGGAACGGTTAATTACAAGACTTTTATTGATCCGAAAGATTCGCTGAAAGCCAAATTGCAATATACGGTGAATATGCGTAATCCTTATTTCATTGATACAGTGGTTTATCATGGATTTAGCGGCCGTACACTGCGAATTATGGAATCCTCGCGTCGCCGTTCGCTGATAAGCCCGGGCGAACAGTTCAACGTGACTGACCTTGATGGGGAGCGTACCCGCATCAGCACCTTGCTGCGCAATGTGGGATGCTATTATTTCCGTCCCGATTATTTGACGTATCAGGCAGACACCACTCAAATTCCCGGAGGGCATGTCGTCATGCGCATGATTCCTGTTCCGGGTATGCCGGCGGTAGCGGAGAAACCTTTTTATTTGGGCAACAGGGCGGTCTATCTTATGGGCAGGCAGGGGCAGCAGCCCAATGACAGCATGGACTACAAAGGGGTGCGTATCCATTATTACAACAAGCCGGAAGTTCGGCCCAATATGCTTTATCGCTGGCTGGACTATCAGGGGTATAGAAAGAAAAGCCAGGTGCAGGACAGTACCGGTATATCCCGTCGTCGTTCCATGCAGAATCTGTACAGCCTGCATAGGCAGACACGTGTTCAGGAGCGTCTGGCGAATGTAGGTATTTTCCGCTACGTCGAAATGCAATATACCCCGCGCGATACGAGCTTCGTTTCCGATACACTCGATCTGAATATATATGCGGCTCTTGATAAACTTTATGATGCTGAGTTTGATTTTAATGTCAAGATGAAGAGCAATAACCAGATGGGGCCCGGTGCTTCCTTTACGGTTACCAAGAACAATGTCTTTGGCGGTGGTGAAAGCTGGAACGTCAAGCTGGACGGTTCGTACGAATGGCAGACGGGCAAGGACCGTTCATCTTTGATGAACAGCTATGAACTGGGGATTTCTACTGCACTTATGTTTCCTCGCGTTGTATTCCCCCGCATGGGAAAACGCGAATACGACTTTCCGGCAACAACTACTTTTAAACTGTATGCCAACCAGTTGAACCGTGCCAAATATTACAAACTGCTGGCGTTTGGCGGAAACGCTACTTATGATTTCCAGCCTAAGCGTACTTCCAAACATAGCATCACTCCATTCAGGCTGACGTTCAATGTACTGCGTAATCCTACGGATGCTTTTAATCAACTGCAAGAAGAAAATCCTGCACTTTATATCAGCTTGCGTGACCAGTTTATTCCTGCCATGGAATATACCTACACGTATGATAACGCTTCCGTGCCGCGTAAGCGTAATCCTGTGTGGTGGCAGACAACGGTTGCTTCGGCGGGCAACATAACTTCTGCCATCTTCTGCATTTTCGGAGAGCCATTCGGCAAGAAGAGGAAGGAGTTGCTTGGTGTGCCTTTTGCCCAATTCCTGAAACTGAATTCGGAATTCCGCTATCACTATCGGATAGACAAGAACCAGATGATTGCATCGCGTATTGCGGGAGGAGTTATATGGTCATACGGCAACATGCAGGCTGCACCTTATACCGAACAGTTTTATATCGGCGGTGCAAACAGTGTCCGTGCCTTCAGTGTCCGAAGTGCCGGCCCCGGCGGTTATCCGCCTGCCGATGACAAGTTCGCTTTCATCGATCATGTAGGAGATATCCGTATGGAGGCCAATGTGGAATACCGCTTCCGCATTATCAGCGACCTGCATGGGGCAATCTTTCTGGATGCCGGTAATGTGTGGCTGATGCGCAAGGAAGAGGCCCGTCCGTATGGTGAGTTTACACTGAAGAACTTTCCGAAACAGGTTGCTCTGGGCACGGGAGTGGGTCTACGCTATGATATGGATTTCCTTGTGTTTCGTCTGGATTTGGGTATTGGCCTGCACAATCCGTATGAAACGGGTAAGTCGGGCTATTACAACATTCCGAGATTCAAAGACAGCATGGCGCTGCACTTCGCCATAGGCTATCCGTTCTGA
- a CDS encoding nucleotidyltransferase: MKPTLFLLAAGMGSRYGGLKQLDGLGPNGETIMDYSIYDAINAGFGKLVFVIRKDFEQDFRDKIISKYEGHIPCELVFQSIDDLPEGFTCPEGRTKPWGTNHAVMMGADVIKEPFAVINCDDFYGRDSFQVMGKFLAALPEGSKNVYSMVGFRIGNTLSDSGTVSRGLCGTDANNLLTSVVERTKIQRMDGEVKYIDDNGEWAATPETTPVSMNFWGFTPDYFAYSKEFFKTFLSDPKNMENLKSEFFIPLMVDKLINDGTSTCEVLDTTSKWFGVTYPEDRQSVVDKIQALVDAGEYPAKLF; the protein is encoded by the coding sequence ATGAAACCAACTTTATTCTTATTGGCAGCCGGAATGGGCAGCCGTTATGGTGGCTTGAAGCAATTGGACGGACTGGGTCCTAATGGCGAAACTATTATGGATTATTCTATCTATGATGCTATCAATGCAGGATTCGGCAAGCTTGTTTTTGTAATCCGCAAAGACTTCGAACAGGATTTTCGTGACAAAATCATTTCAAAATACGAAGGTCATATCCCTTGCGAACTGGTGTTCCAGTCTATTGATGATCTTCCCGAAGGCTTTACTTGTCCTGAAGGTCGTACCAAACCTTGGGGAACCAACCATGCTGTGATGATGGGGGCCGACGTGATTAAGGAACCGTTTGCCGTTATCAACTGTGATGACTTCTACGGCCGTGATTCTTTTCAGGTAATGGGCAAGTTCCTTGCCGCATTGCCCGAAGGCTCGAAGAATGTTTACTCTATGGTAGGTTTTCGCATCGGCAATACGTTGAGCGATAGCGGTACTGTTTCCCGCGGACTCTGCGGAACGGATGCCAATAACCTGCTGACTTCCGTAGTAGAGCGCACCAAGATTCAACGTATGGATGGCGAAGTGAAATATATCGACGACAATGGTGAATGGGCGGCCACTCCCGAAACCACTCCGGTCAGCATGAACTTTTGGGGCTTTACTCCCGATTACTTCGCTTATAGCAAGGAGTTCTTCAAGACTTTCCTCAGCGATCCCAAGAATATGGAGAACCTGAAGAGCGAATTCTTCATTCCTTTGATGGTGGATAAACTGATTAATGACGGAACTTCTACTTGTGAGGTGCTTGATACCACAAGCAAGTGGTTTGGTGTGACTTATCCTGAAGATCGCCAAAGCGTGGTCGATAAGATTCAGGCATTGGTGGACGCCGGCGAGTATCCGGCAAAACTGTTCTAA
- a CDS encoding ABC transporter ATP-binding protein, whose translation MQTEKLKYIWEVSAGQRRRILLNCLTGVAGVAFALAFIYASKQVIDIATGVVPGSLIHAAIFIIVLLMGQLLCSAADTWISTRMQTETGNALRHRLFSRLLQSRWNELERFHTGDIVNRVEQDTSAIVTLLTSSIPAFIVTGVQLVAAFLFFCFLDSSLPWLIAAILPVFLLGSRFYMHRMRRYTHDIRHSDSRIQSVIQESLQHRTVIKTLEQSDRHLGKLDDLQDMLRNQIMGRTRFSLSARMLVAFAFSGGYLTAFLWGAVRLSTGSITFGTMTAFLQLVGKVQRPVLDLSRLIPSVINALTAIDRLLELEKLPAEANGDSIFFASTPALELRNVTFGYTPGDRPVFSSFSCSFPAGSCTAVVGETGRGKTTLIRLLLALATPQEGKILLTSAQPAPENAKPAHENDKATLELPKPQLENTKGDLEAAKGDLYNHPVSPQTRRNFVYVPQGNTLFSGTIRDNLLMGNPQASEAAMHRALRTATADFVFHLPDGIDSPLNEQGGGLSEGQAQRIAIARALLRPGHILLLDEATSALDPDTEQTLIKNLRRDCTGKTFIFVTHHPAVAEACEAVIRL comes from the coding sequence ATGCAGACAGAAAAACTGAAATATATATGGGAAGTCTCTGCCGGACAACGCAGACGTATTCTGCTGAATTGCCTCACCGGAGTTGCGGGGGTAGCTTTCGCACTGGCCTTCATCTACGCTTCCAAGCAGGTGATAGACATCGCCACCGGAGTTGTGCCCGGCAGTCTGATACATGCAGCCATCTTTATCATTGTGCTGCTGATGGGACAACTGCTGTGCAGTGCGGCAGATACATGGATCAGCACCCGCATGCAGACAGAAACAGGCAACGCCCTGCGACACCGGTTATTCTCCCGGCTGCTGCAAAGCCGGTGGAATGAGCTGGAACGCTTTCACACGGGAGACATCGTGAACCGCGTGGAGCAAGACACCTCAGCCATCGTCACACTGCTCACCTCCTCCATACCGGCATTTATCGTCACGGGCGTGCAACTGGTAGCGGCATTCCTGTTTTTCTGTTTTCTGGATTCTTCACTGCCCTGGCTCATTGCGGCCATCCTCCCCGTTTTCTTGCTGGGAAGCAGATTCTACATGCACCGCATGCGCCGCTACACACACGACATCCGGCACAGCGACAGCCGCATCCAGTCTGTCATACAAGAAAGTCTGCAACACCGCACGGTAATAAAGACCCTGGAGCAAAGCGACCGACATCTTGGCAAACTGGATGATTTGCAGGACATGCTCCGCAACCAGATCATGGGACGCACCCGCTTTTCGTTATCCGCCCGCATGCTGGTGGCTTTCGCCTTCTCCGGAGGATATCTCACTGCGTTTCTATGGGGAGCCGTCCGCCTCAGCACAGGCAGCATCACCTTCGGCACGATGACCGCTTTCTTGCAATTGGTAGGAAAGGTGCAACGCCCCGTTCTCGACCTTTCACGCCTGATACCTTCCGTAATCAATGCCCTCACAGCCATAGACAGATTGCTGGAACTGGAAAAGCTACCCGCAGAAGCGAATGGAGACAGCATCTTCTTTGCTTCCACCCCGGCACTGGAACTGAGAAATGTCACCTTCGGTTATACCCCCGGTGACCGCCCGGTGTTCAGCAGTTTTTCCTGTTCCTTTCCCGCCGGAAGTTGCACGGCCGTTGTCGGCGAAACGGGACGGGGAAAGACCACCCTTATCCGGTTGCTGCTTGCACTGGCCACGCCGCAAGAGGGAAAGATTCTGCTTACATCCGCACAACCTGCACCGGAGAACGCCAAACCTGCACATGAAAATGACAAAGCTACACTTGAGCTTCCTAAACCTCAACTTGAGAACACTAAAGGTGACCTTGAGGCTGCTAAAGGTGACCTTTACAATCACCCCGTCTCTCCGCAAACCCGCAGGAACTTTGTGTATGTTCCGCAAGGCAACACACTCTTCAGCGGCACTATCCGCGACAACCTGCTGATGGGAAATCCGCAAGCCTCCGAGGCTGCCATGCACCGGGCACTGCGCACCGCCACCGCCGACTTCGTATTCCACCTTCCGGACGGCATCGACTCTCCGCTTAACGAACAAGGCGGCGGGCTCAGCGAAGGACAAGCCCAGCGCATCGCCATAGCCCGCGCCCTGCTGCGCCCCGGACACATCCTGCTGCTGGACGAAGCCACCTCTGCCCTTGACCCCGATACGGAACAGACGCTAATAAAAAACCTGCGCAGAGATTGCACAGGCAAAACATTTATCTTCGTCACTCACCACCCGGCAGTGGCAGAAGCATGCGAGGCAGTTATACGGCTGTAA
- a CDS encoding nucleotidyltransferase domain-containing protein: MQHAFFSLVRSGLWGTLPDEALFRPLSANDWQTLYRMAQAQALLAIAFDGVSLLPDELRPPRPLYLQWAARTAQIEQANERLNRLLPELNTLYSNAGLHPVLLKGQGIGTNYRNPMHRQCGDIDIYIGKEGQLTANRILLEQGATVEGEASEKHASYNLKGVHIENHRIILHLNNPLADRRLRKIIHEWYPDGTESGYDMPLPPATFNALYIFLHAFIHFLNSGIGLRQVCDWTCLLAKRHKEIDASILLRQLQDLGLLRAAQSFGYIAVTRLGLPAGLLPFPLEDIKQPGEKLLEDILATGNFGQHDARIKPRPKGYWAGKWHTFCRAARRCNELRQFAPVEAFWYPVNLIKGTIVIQINRLKGKNSQGQGSKN; encoded by the coding sequence ATGCAGCACGCATTCTTTTCATTAGTACGTTCCGGCCTCTGGGGAACTCTCCCTGACGAAGCCCTTTTCCGGCCACTATCCGCAAACGACTGGCAGACACTCTACCGCATGGCACAAGCACAAGCTCTGCTTGCCATTGCTTTCGACGGAGTCAGTCTGCTGCCCGATGAACTGCGCCCGCCACGCCCGCTATACCTGCAATGGGCGGCAAGAACAGCCCAAATAGAACAGGCAAACGAACGCCTCAACCGCCTCCTGCCCGAACTGAATACCCTTTACAGTAATGCCGGACTGCATCCTGTCTTACTGAAAGGTCAAGGTATCGGCACGAACTATCGAAATCCGATGCACCGGCAATGCGGAGACATCGACATCTATATAGGGAAAGAAGGGCAACTCACCGCCAACCGTATTCTGCTGGAACAGGGAGCCACCGTAGAAGGAGAGGCCTCTGAAAAGCATGCCAGCTATAACCTGAAAGGCGTACACATCGAGAACCACCGCATCATCCTCCATCTGAACAATCCGCTTGCCGACCGCCGCCTCCGGAAAATAATCCACGAATGGTATCCCGACGGAACGGAAAGCGGCTACGACATGCCACTGCCGCCCGCCACGTTCAATGCACTCTACATCTTCCTGCATGCCTTCATCCATTTCTTGAACAGCGGCATCGGACTGCGGCAGGTGTGCGACTGGACTTGCCTGCTCGCCAAGAGACACAAGGAAATAGACGCCTCCATCCTGCTCCGCCAGTTGCAAGACCTCGGACTGCTGCGTGCCGCGCAATCCTTCGGATATATTGCCGTCACCCGCCTCGGATTGCCCGCCGGTCTCCTGCCTTTCCCCCTGGAAGACATCAAACAACCGGGTGAAAAGCTGCTGGAAGACATCCTTGCCACCGGCAACTTCGGACAGCACGACGCACGTATCAAACCACGTCCCAAAGGTTATTGGGCAGGAAAATGGCACACCTTCTGCCGTGCCGCCCGGCGCTGCAACGAACTTCGCCAATTTGCCCCGGTCGAAGCTTTCTGGTATCCGGTGAACCTGATAAAAGGAACGATAGTCATACAGATAAACAGGCTGAAGGGTAAGAACAGTCAAGGACAAGGAAGCAAAAACTGA
- a CDS encoding PqqD family protein: protein MKIKEGLFLHKIGDECIVMQDGSSNVDFNHILNLNPTAAMLWDNVGNREFDTEKIVQLLTEHYDVSQKQAQQDAESFIAGLKEAGVIQ, encoded by the coding sequence ATGAAAATCAAAGAAGGACTTTTTCTACACAAGATAGGCGACGAATGCATCGTGATGCAAGACGGCTCCTCAAACGTGGACTTCAACCATATCCTCAACCTGAACCCCACCGCCGCCATGCTATGGGACAACGTAGGAAACCGGGAATTCGACACGGAAAAGATAGTGCAGCTATTGACGGAACATTACGACGTTTCCCAGAAGCAGGCGCAACAGGATGCCGAAAGTTTCATCGCAGGACTGAAAGAAGCCGGAGTAATACAATAA